In Sphingopyxis sp. FD7, a single window of DNA contains:
- a CDS encoding FKBP-type peptidyl-prolyl cis-trans isomerase, giving the protein MSVTTVPLRPVNKGGLWLMWLGVIALIVAGAAFAWHMTPRIGFEVVKEGSGPSPTKADVVLVKYEGKLADGTVFDANEQAPMQVAGVVPGFSEALTRMRKGGEYKVTIPPQLGYGDRAVGPIPANSTLHFTVTLLDFRSEAEVRAMQQQMQQMQQMQQQQMQGGPGGAPAPGAPQQP; this is encoded by the coding sequence ATGAGCGTGACGACGGTTCCATTGCGCCCGGTGAACAAGGGCGGGCTGTGGCTGATGTGGCTGGGCGTGATCGCGCTGATCGTCGCAGGGGCGGCGTTCGCCTGGCACATGACCCCGCGCATCGGGTTCGAGGTCGTCAAGGAAGGCAGCGGCCCCAGCCCGACCAAGGCCGACGTCGTGCTCGTCAAATATGAAGGCAAGCTCGCCGACGGCACTGTGTTCGACGCGAACGAACAGGCGCCGATGCAGGTCGCCGGGGTCGTGCCCGGCTTTTCCGAAGCGTTGACGCGGATGCGGAAGGGCGGCGAATATAAGGTCACCATTCCGCCGCAGCTCGGCTATGGCGACCGCGCGGTCGGACCGATCCCGGCGAACAGCACGCTGCACTTCACCGTCACCTTGCTTGACTTCCGCTCGGAGGCCGAGGTCCGCGCGATGCAGCAGCAGATGCAGCAAATGCAACAGATGCAGCAGCAACAGATGCAGGGTGGTCCCGGTGGCGCACCTGCGCCCGGAGCGCCGCAACAACCGTAA
- a CDS encoding MerR family transcriptional regulator — MAALDGSHDGGKASGAMLAIGELAERIGVPTHVLRYWETRFPQLKPLQRSGRRRYYRAEDVALAERIHHLLHVQGFTIDGARKALSDTSVEVAAPATGNGVAREATGVPVEALVALRARLAAALG; from the coding sequence ATGGCGGCATTGGACGGTTCCCACGATGGCGGCAAGGCGAGCGGCGCCATGCTCGCCATCGGCGAACTGGCAGAGCGGATCGGGGTGCCCACGCACGTCCTGCGCTATTGGGAAACGCGCTTTCCGCAGCTGAAGCCGCTCCAGCGGTCGGGCCGCCGCCGCTATTACCGTGCCGAGGATGTCGCGCTCGCCGAGCGCATCCATCATCTGCTGCATGTGCAGGGCTTCACCATCGATGGCGCGCGCAAGGCATTGTCCGACACGAGCGTCGAGGTTGCCGCGCCCGCGACCGGCAATGGCGTGGCGCGCGAAGCCACGGGTGTTCCGGTGGAAGCGCTGGTTGCGCTTCGCGCGCGATTGGCGGCAGCGCTGGGTTGA
- a CDS encoding beta-ketoacyl-ACP synthase III, producing MTRRAILKGTGSALPRTRVSNAELAERVDTSDEWIVERTGIRFRHIAEPDETTATLGADAARQALEAAGLQPADIGLIIVATATPDNTFPASATKVQALLGAPDCIAFDVAAVCSGFLYAVSVADAMLRTGAAQHALVIGSETFSRILDWNDRTTCVLFGDGAGAVVLSVEDVADDRGILATRLHAEGQYSDMLYVDGGPSTTGTVGHVRMQGREVFRHAVTNLAAVLGEVMAEVGLSADDIDWVVPHQANKRIIDATAKKLGLPADRVVLTVDRHANTSAASVPLALDLAVRDGRIRRGDLVVLEAMGGGFTWGAAVLRV from the coding sequence ATGACGCGCCGCGCGATCCTGAAGGGCACCGGCTCGGCCTTGCCGCGCACGCGCGTCTCCAACGCCGAGCTCGCTGAACGCGTCGATACAAGCGACGAATGGATCGTCGAACGCACCGGCATTCGCTTCCGCCATATCGCCGAACCCGACGAGACGACCGCGACGCTCGGCGCTGACGCCGCGCGGCAGGCGCTTGAAGCCGCGGGACTCCAGCCCGCCGACATCGGGCTGATTATCGTCGCGACGGCGACGCCCGACAACACTTTCCCGGCGAGCGCGACCAAGGTGCAGGCGCTGCTCGGCGCGCCCGATTGCATTGCCTTCGACGTCGCGGCGGTCTGTTCGGGATTCCTCTATGCCGTGTCGGTCGCCGACGCGATGCTCCGCACCGGCGCGGCGCAGCACGCGCTGGTGATCGGCAGCGAGACGTTCAGCCGCATCCTCGACTGGAACGACCGCACGACCTGCGTATTGTTCGGCGATGGCGCGGGCGCGGTGGTGCTGTCGGTCGAGGATGTCGCGGACGACCGCGGCATCCTCGCGACACGGCTTCATGCCGAGGGGCAATATAGCGACATGCTCTATGTCGACGGTGGCCCCTCGACCACCGGCACGGTGGGTCATGTGCGGATGCAGGGGCGCGAAGTCTTCCGTCATGCCGTCACCAACCTCGCGGCGGTGCTGGGCGAAGTGATGGCCGAGGTCGGGCTTTCGGCCGACGACATCGACTGGGTGGTGCCGCACCAGGCGAACAAGCGCATCATCGACGCAACCGCGAAAAAGCTGGGCCTGCCCGCCGATCGCGTCGTGCTCACCGTCGATCGGCACGCGAACACATCGGCGGCGTCGGTGCCGCTCGCGCTCGACCTTGCCGTCCGTGACGGTCGCATCAGGCGCGGTGACCTCGTGGTGCTCGAAGCGATGGGCGGCGGCTTCACCTGGGGTGCAGCCGTCCTGCGCGTCTGA
- the lepB gene encoding signal peptidase I: MAKRKSQDDGSWGKLIRDIAVILLLVLGIHSCVAKPFYIPSDSMMPILRNGDRLIVSKYPYGWSYASVSFHLAPRMKGRLFGKLPARGDIVVLEHPITRVDYIKRVIGLPGDTIRLVNGELSINGKPVKREVQPMLAIPVDRNTPGPDSSLSRFVTRGADGTETLEIPIVRETLPGGASFDTIDMGPGYATDDYGPYVVPANHLFLMGDNRDGSADSRVAAEMKGLGGAVPFDAIAGRAEIISFSTDGTAIWYNPLSWFTALRSGRAGTDLRPVRPGE; the protein is encoded by the coding sequence ATGGCGAAGAGAAAATCACAGGATGACGGAAGCTGGGGCAAGCTGATCCGCGACATAGCGGTGATATTGCTGCTCGTGCTCGGCATCCACAGCTGCGTCGCCAAGCCCTTCTATATCCCGTCCGATTCGATGATGCCGATCCTGCGCAACGGCGACCGGCTGATCGTCAGCAAATATCCCTATGGCTGGTCCTATGCTTCGGTCAGTTTTCACCTCGCGCCCAGGATGAAGGGTCGCCTGTTCGGCAAGCTGCCCGCGCGCGGCGACATCGTCGTCCTCGAACATCCGATAACGCGCGTCGATTATATCAAGCGCGTGATCGGCCTGCCCGGCGATACGATCCGGTTGGTGAACGGCGAGCTCAGCATCAACGGCAAGCCGGTGAAACGCGAGGTGCAGCCGATGCTGGCGATCCCCGTCGACCGCAACACCCCCGGCCCCGACTCCAGCCTGTCGCGCTTCGTCACCCGCGGCGCCGACGGCACGGAGACGCTGGAAATCCCGATCGTCCGCGAAACCCTGCCCGGCGGCGCCAGTTTCGACACGATCGACATGGGCCCCGGCTATGCGACCGACGATTATGGCCCCTATGTTGTGCCGGCAAACCATCTGTTCCTGATGGGCGACAATCGCGACGGCAGCGCCGACAGCCGCGTTGCCGCCGAGATGAAGGGTCTGGGCGGCGCGGTGCCGTTCGACGCGATCGCCGGGCGCGCGGAGATCATCAGCTTTTCAACCGACGGAACCGCCATATGGTATAATCCGCTGAGCTGGTTCACCGCGCTGCGTTCGGGGCGCGCGGGAACCGACCTTCGGCCCGTGCGTCCAGGCGAATAG
- the acpS gene encoding holo-ACP synthase produces MIIGLGSDLCNIERIQASLDRFGERFEQRVFTDIERAKAARRPFTRAGTYAKRFAAKEAFSKAIGTGFKRGVFMKDIGVVNAPSGAPTLALTGGAAERLAAMIPPGHTAHIHLTLTDDHPWAQAFVIIEAIKD; encoded by the coding sequence ATGATCATCGGCCTCGGCTCCGACCTCTGCAATATCGAGCGCATCCAGGCGTCGCTCGACCGTTTCGGCGAGCGGTTCGAGCAGCGCGTCTTTACCGACATCGAGCGCGCCAAGGCGGCGCGGCGGCCGTTCACCCGCGCGGGCACCTATGCCAAGCGCTTCGCCGCAAAAGAGGCCTTCTCCAAGGCTATCGGCACCGGCTTCAAGCGCGGCGTGTTCATGAAGGATATCGGCGTCGTCAACGCGCCATCGGGTGCGCCGACGCTGGCGCTGACCGGCGGCGCGGCCGAACGGCTGGCCGCGATGATCCCACCCGGCCACACGGCGCATATTCATCTGACACTGACCGACGATCATCCCTGGGCGCAGGCGTTCGTCATCATCGAAGCGATCAAGGACTGA
- a CDS encoding integration host factor subunit alpha — protein sequence MSAGTLTRADIASRINQQVGLSRNESAAIVESILDHMSDALAAGQNVKISGFGTFVLRDKAQRIGRNPKTGIEVPILPRRVMTFRASQSMRARVAGK from the coding sequence ATGTCAGCAGGAACGCTCACGCGCGCCGATATTGCGAGCCGGATCAATCAGCAGGTCGGGCTGTCGCGCAACGAATCAGCCGCCATCGTCGAATCGATTCTGGACCATATGTCCGATGCGCTTGCCGCGGGACAAAATGTGAAGATTTCGGGCTTCGGCACTTTTGTCCTGCGCGACAAGGCGCAGCGAATCGGCCGCAATCCAAAGACGGGGATCGAGGTGCCGATCCTGCCGCGGCGCGTGATGACCTTTCGCGCCAGCCAGTCGATGCGCGCCCGCGTCGCGGGCAAATAG
- a CDS encoding metal-dependent hydrolase family protein: MRKFGLVAAATLALLGTAAHAKTTIVYAGRVITDAAKPASGPSTITITDDRITAIAPGRIAAPAGAEVVDLGDKTLLPGLIDLHVHLTGDPGGDFRNQAVDPDEWGVVVGAKNAALTLRAGFTTVREAGSAQYTAYALRRGTANGFIEGPRIIAAGPSLSIIGGHGDVTGFREDVHSVLDEGYTCTGPLECAEKVRKASRAGADVIKITATGGVLSQQARGLEGHFTSAELQSIADTAHSLGLKVMAHAHGAGGIAASAAAGIDSIEHGTFADDAALKVMKAKGTYLVPTLMAFEGIRERLGKGIYTPAVEDKVRMTLGDVGKAVSRARALGVPVAFGTDAGVFEHGRNGQEFALLVQYGLTPAEALASATTVAAKLLAMENEIGRIAPGMSADMIAVAGDPLSDVRALEKVDWVMVRGRIAD, from the coding sequence ATGCGCAAATTCGGATTGGTCGCCGCCGCAACGCTCGCTCTGCTCGGTACCGCGGCGCACGCCAAGACCACGATCGTCTATGCCGGCCGCGTCATTACCGACGCCGCCAAGCCTGCGTCGGGGCCTTCGACGATCACCATCACCGACGACCGCATCACTGCCATTGCGCCGGGACGCATCGCTGCGCCCGCTGGCGCAGAGGTCGTCGACCTTGGCGACAAGACGCTGCTTCCCGGCCTCATCGACCTGCACGTCCATCTGACCGGCGACCCCGGAGGCGATTTTCGCAACCAGGCGGTCGATCCCGACGAATGGGGCGTGGTCGTCGGCGCCAAAAATGCGGCGCTGACGCTCCGCGCGGGCTTTACGACGGTGCGCGAGGCGGGATCGGCGCAATATACCGCCTATGCGCTGCGCCGTGGCACGGCGAACGGCTTTATCGAGGGGCCGCGGATCATCGCTGCGGGCCCGTCGCTGTCGATCATCGGCGGCCATGGCGACGTCACGGGCTTTCGCGAAGACGTGCACAGCGTCCTCGACGAAGGCTATACCTGCACCGGCCCGCTCGAATGCGCGGAAAAGGTGCGCAAGGCGTCGCGCGCCGGCGCCGACGTCATCAAGATCACCGCGACGGGCGGCGTACTGTCGCAGCAGGCGCGCGGGCTCGAGGGCCATTTCACCAGCGCCGAGCTCCAGAGCATCGCCGACACGGCGCATTCGCTGGGGCTGAAAGTGATGGCGCACGCGCATGGCGCGGGCGGCATCGCCGCGTCGGCCGCGGCGGGAATCGACAGCATCGAGCATGGCACCTTCGCCGACGACGCCGCGCTCAAGGTGATGAAGGCCAAGGGCACCTATCTGGTCCCCACGCTGATGGCGTTCGAGGGTATCCGCGAACGGCTGGGCAAGGGCATCTATACGCCGGCGGTCGAGGACAAGGTGCGCATGACGCTGGGCGACGTCGGCAAGGCGGTGAGCCGCGCCAGGGCGCTCGGCGTTCCCGTCGCCTTCGGCACCGACGCCGGCGTGTTCGAGCATGGCCGCAACGGCCAGGAGTTCGCGCTGCTCGTCCAATATGGGCTGACCCCTGCGGAGGCGCTGGCGAGCGCAACCACCGTCGCCGCGAAGCTGCTTGCAATGGAGAATGAGATCGGCCGCATCGCGCCGGGCATGTCCGCCGATATGATCGCGGTGGCGGGCGATCCGCTCAGCGACGTGCGCGCGCTGGAGAAGGTCGACTGGGTGATGGTCCGCGGGCGGATCGCGGACTGA
- a CDS encoding ATP-dependent DNA helicase: MTPDPLSLPAIHASHVGIWIADAKGRVQRVGRGEAIAAVAATPHLLLNATLTGDRLGYPELSGLDLLELFAFLYPARFAVPTPAGIGAALGLKPPATEDEIAAFLPRATVAMLASLGDPDWPEREGAWHGIQALARQRWPWAPLVQPLLAKPDGNERWLFARLPEWEETSPRPAPRQVTIAEADVTARLDRLTGDGAERRPGQRDYARASAAIFAPRERKDAPQMLVAEAGTGIGKTLGYLAPAKQWIDQSAGSVCISTFTKALQRQLARETEKLYPDPATHREKVVVRKGRENYLCLLNLEDALQGGFAGRAAILAQLVARWAAYTRDGDMIGGDLPGWLPALFRRNGTTALTDRRGECIYAGCPHFRKCFIERSARAATQADIVIANHALTMVQAARPREGVGAAPSRLIFDEGHHLWDAADSMFAAALTGQEAVEIRRWVLGPEGKSRGRRRGLAARLADVASYDEAGDRAIQAAIAAAAELPGDGWLGRLAENAPWGAIERLLAAARAMVYARAVDTRTADSGYGLETELADPDPELVAAAASASDAIESLLRPLMALGKRLESLIEDPPDWLDGQARARVDGARHSLGTRIDTLGGWLSLLGRVGGPADPDFVDWLGVDRYDGREFDCGLHRHWLDPARPVADIVYAQAHGVLVTSATLRSGGHGGGGWTEADIRTGARHMDGGVRHFAVPSPFDYARQAEVLIVTDIARGDLSALAGAYSRLIEAAGGGALGLFSAIRRLRIVHARIADRLARAGLPLFAQHVDPLDTGTLIDIFRADPHTSLLGTDALRDGVDVPGDSLRLVVMEGVPWPRPTILHAARRAAQGGSAYDDMVIRGRIAQAFGRLIRRGDDFGQFVMLSPSVPSRLLSAFPEGTPIRRLSLDEAVNHVAAANTEQRKRAYPAFSP; encoded by the coding sequence GTGACTCCCGATCCGCTCTCCCTGCCCGCGATCCACGCGAGCCATGTCGGCATCTGGATCGCCGATGCCAAAGGCCGCGTGCAGCGCGTCGGGCGCGGCGAGGCGATCGCGGCGGTCGCCGCGACGCCGCACCTGCTGCTCAACGCGACGCTGACCGGCGACCGGCTCGGCTATCCCGAACTCTCCGGGCTCGACCTGCTCGAACTGTTCGCTTTCCTTTATCCCGCGCGCTTCGCGGTGCCGACACCAGCGGGGATCGGCGCCGCCTTGGGGCTGAAGCCGCCAGCGACCGAGGACGAGATCGCGGCATTCCTGCCGCGCGCGACGGTCGCAATGTTGGCGAGCCTGGGCGATCCCGACTGGCCCGAGCGCGAGGGGGCCTGGCACGGCATCCAGGCGCTGGCGCGTCAGCGTTGGCCGTGGGCGCCGCTGGTCCAGCCGCTACTGGCAAAGCCCGATGGCAACGAGCGCTGGCTCTTCGCACGCCTTCCCGAATGGGAGGAAACATCACCCCGCCCCGCCCCGCGACAGGTGACGATCGCCGAGGCCGATGTCACGGCGCGGCTCGACCGGCTGACCGGCGACGGCGCCGAACGGCGGCCGGGCCAGCGGGATTACGCCCGCGCCTCCGCCGCGATCTTTGCGCCGCGCGAACGCAAGGACGCGCCGCAGATGCTCGTTGCCGAAGCGGGCACCGGCATCGGCAAGACGCTGGGCTATCTCGCCCCCGCAAAGCAGTGGATCGACCAGTCGGCCGGCAGCGTCTGCATCTCGACCTTCACCAAGGCGCTGCAACGCCAATTGGCGCGCGAGACCGAAAAACTCTACCCCGACCCCGCGACGCACCGCGAAAAGGTCGTCGTGCGCAAGGGGCGCGAAAATTATCTCTGCCTGCTCAACCTGGAGGACGCGCTACAGGGCGGTTTTGCGGGGCGTGCGGCGATCCTGGCGCAACTTGTCGCGCGCTGGGCCGCCTATACGCGCGACGGCGACATGATCGGCGGCGACCTGCCCGGCTGGCTCCCCGCCCTCTTCCGCCGCAACGGCACGACCGCGCTCACCGACCGGCGCGGCGAGTGCATCTATGCGGGCTGCCCGCATTTCCGAAAATGCTTCATCGAACGCTCGGCGCGCGCCGCGACACAGGCCGATATCGTCATCGCCAACCATGCGCTGACGATGGTGCAGGCGGCACGGCCGCGCGAGGGCGTCGGCGCGGCGCCGAGCCGCCTGATCTTCGACGAAGGCCATCACCTGTGGGACGCCGCCGATTCGATGTTCGCCGCGGCGCTGACCGGGCAGGAAGCGGTCGAGATCCGCCGCTGGGTGCTGGGGCCCGAGGGCAAGTCGCGCGGACGGCGGCGCGGGCTCGCGGCGCGGCTCGCCGATGTCGCCAGCTATGACGAAGCGGGCGACCGCGCGATCCAGGCAGCGATCGCCGCCGCCGCCGAGCTGCCCGGTGACGGCTGGCTCGGCCGACTCGCCGAGAATGCCCCCTGGGGCGCGATCGAGCGGCTGCTCGCCGCCGCGCGCGCCATGGTCTATGCGCGCGCGGTCGATACGCGCACCGCCGACAGCGGCTATGGCCTCGAAACCGAGCTCGCCGATCCCGACCCCGAGCTGGTCGCCGCCGCTGCCAGCGCGAGCGACGCGATCGAGTCGCTGCTCCGCCCGCTGATGGCGCTCGGCAAACGGCTCGAGTCGCTCATCGAAGACCCGCCCGACTGGCTCGACGGACAGGCGCGCGCGCGCGTCGACGGCGCGCGGCACAGCCTTGGCACGCGCATCGACACATTGGGCGGCTGGCTATCGCTGCTCGGCCGCGTCGGCGGCCCGGCGGACCCCGATTTCGTCGACTGGCTTGGCGTCGATCGCTACGACGGGCGCGAGTTCGACTGCGGCCTCCACCGCCACTGGCTCGACCCCGCGCGGCCGGTCGCCGACATCGTCTACGCGCAAGCGCACGGCGTTCTCGTCACCTCGGCAACGTTGCGCAGCGGTGGTCATGGCGGTGGCGGCTGGACCGAGGCCGACATCCGCACCGGCGCGCGCCATATGGACGGCGGCGTCCGCCATTTCGCGGTGCCGAGCCCGTTCGACTATGCGCGCCAGGCCGAGGTGCTGATCGTGACCGACATCGCGCGCGGCGACCTGTCCGCGCTCGCCGGCGCCTACAGCCGACTTATCGAGGCGGCAGGCGGCGGCGCGCTGGGGCTGTTCAGCGCGATCCGGCGGCTGCGCATCGTTCACGCGCGTATCGCCGACCGGCTCGCGCGCGCCGGCCTGCCGCTCTTCGCGCAGCATGTCGATCCGCTCGACACCGGCACGCTGATCGACATCTTCCGCGCCGATCCGCACACCTCGCTGCTCGGCACCGATGCGCTGCGCGACGGGGTCGACGTGCCGGGCGATTCGCTGCGGCTCGTGGTGATGGAGGGCGTGCCCTGGCCGCGCCCGACGATCCTGCACGCGGCGCGGCGCGCGGCGCAGGGGGGCAGCGCCTATGACGATATGGTCATCCGCGGCCGCATCGCGCAGGCCTTCGGCCGCCTGATCCGCCGCGGCGACGATTTCGGCCAGTTCGTGATGCTGTCGCCGAGCGTCCCTTCACGGCTGCTCAGCGCCTTTCCCGAAGGCACGCCGATCCGCCGCCTGTCGCTCGACGAGGCGGTGAACCATGTCGCCGCGGCGAACACCGAACAGCGAAAAAGGGCATATCCCGCCTTTTCACCGTAA
- a CDS encoding SixA phosphatase family protein — protein sequence MKTLTILRHAKSGWDVAVERDFDRPINKRGARGAEIIGQWLKRQKLPVDRIIASPAVRVTETLDIFQPAAGLDAIEPHWDRRIYLASAATLIDVIRDTGRDADNLLISGHNPGLEDLILMLVPESDRDALRAKVEEKLPTSALARLELDIADWHDLDVNMARFADFIRPRDLDPALAPAMDED from the coding sequence TTGAAAACTCTGACCATTTTGCGCCACGCCAAATCGGGTTGGGACGTCGCCGTCGAGCGCGATTTCGACCGCCCGATCAACAAGCGCGGTGCGCGCGGCGCCGAAATCATCGGTCAGTGGCTGAAACGGCAGAAGCTGCCCGTCGACCGCATCATTGCCTCGCCCGCGGTGCGCGTCACCGAAACGCTCGACATCTTCCAGCCCGCCGCCGGACTCGACGCGATCGAGCCGCATTGGGACCGCCGCATCTATCTCGCCTCGGCGGCGACCTTGATCGACGTCATCCGCGACACCGGCCGCGACGCCGACAACCTTCTGATTTCGGGCCATAATCCTGGTCTGGAGGATCTGATCCTGATGCTCGTCCCTGAATCGGACAGGGACGCGCTGCGCGCGAAGGTCGAAGAAAAACTGCCTACGTCGGCGCTCGCGCGTCTCGAACTCGACATCGCCGACTGGCACGACCTCGACGTTAACATGGCGCGTTTTGCCGATTTCATCCGCCCCCGCGACCTCGACCCCGCGCTGGCGCCCGCGATGGACGAGGATTAA
- a CDS encoding AI-2E family transporter produces MAETRKASRIRTSAAYDATSEAPGPTEIRSQLVRTELLKAGVWLGLALLIGVCIILIQPILLIFAGIVLASMLDGGARLLGRVLPIARGWRLLIVCLTLLAFLAWTILFAGSQIADQAATLQSVVMGQVERIAAWASDHGMGSFQLDTKTIADNIAGTVGRVTAAVGTVLGALTSLVMIVVLGIFIAIEPRLYERGVAWMLPMKARENFYITTARMGFTLRRLMAGRLLGMFVEGIGTWLACLAVGIPMAALMGLLTGLLAFIPNIGAILSGVLLVLVGFSAGTDTGLWAIAIYLIVQTVDGYLIVPMVAKKTVDLAPALVLGAQILFGALLGLMGLFLADPIVAMIKVALEREAERNAGNADGKAATSS; encoded by the coding sequence ATGGCGGAGACGAGGAAAGCAAGCCGGATACGTACCTCGGCCGCCTATGACGCGACGAGCGAAGCCCCCGGCCCCACCGAAATCCGCAGCCAGCTCGTCCGCACCGAACTGCTGAAGGCGGGCGTATGGCTGGGCCTCGCGCTGCTGATCGGCGTCTGCATCATCCTGATCCAGCCGATCCTGCTGATCTTCGCCGGCATCGTGCTCGCGTCGATGCTCGATGGCGGCGCGCGCCTGCTCGGCCGCGTGCTGCCGATCGCGCGCGGCTGGCGGCTGCTGATCGTCTGCCTGACCCTGCTCGCGTTCCTCGCGTGGACGATCCTGTTCGCGGGGTCGCAGATCGCCGATCAGGCCGCGACGCTGCAAAGCGTGGTCATGGGACAGGTCGAACGCATCGCCGCCTGGGCGAGCGATCATGGCATGGGCAGTTTCCAGCTCGATACCAAGACGATCGCCGACAATATCGCCGGCACCGTCGGCCGCGTCACCGCCGCGGTCGGCACCGTGCTCGGCGCGCTCACCAGCCTGGTGATGATCGTCGTCCTCGGCATCTTCATCGCGATCGAGCCGCGCCTCTATGAACGCGGCGTCGCCTGGATGCTGCCGATGAAGGCGCGCGAAAACTTTTATATCACCACCGCGCGCATGGGCTTCACGCTCCGCCGCCTGATGGCGGGACGGCTGCTCGGCATGTTCGTCGAGGGGATCGGGACGTGGCTCGCCTGTCTCGCCGTCGGCATTCCGATGGCGGCGCTGATGGGGCTGCTCACCGGCCTGCTTGCCTTCATCCCCAATATCGGCGCGATCCTGTCGGGCGTGCTGCTCGTGCTCGTCGGCTTTTCGGCGGGGACCGATACGGGGCTGTGGGCGATCGCCATCTATCTGATCGTCCAGACGGTCGACGGCTATCTGATCGTGCCGATGGTCGCGAAAAAGACCGTCGACCTCGCCCCCGCGCTCGTGCTCGGCGCACAGATTTTGTTCGGTGCGCTGCTCGGCCTGATGGGCCTCTTCCTCGCCGACCCGATCGTCGCGATGATCAAGGTCGCGCTGGAGCGCGAGGCCGAGCGCAACGCGGGCAACGCGGACGGGAAGGCGGCGACTTCGAGCTAA
- a CDS encoding pyridoxine 5'-phosphate synthase produces MNAPPAPRRLRLGVNIDHVATIRNARGGEHPDPVRAAEIVASVGGDGITAHLREDRRHIRDADLARIQAATDLPLNLEMAATDEMVEIALRHKPHAACIVPEKREERTTEGGLDAAGQHNHLAPIVARLADAGIRVSLFIEPDARQIEAAMRLKAPVVEFHTGRYAHSDGEDRAAELRRIADAAALAWKNGIEPHAGHGLTYENVVPVAAIPQLAELNIGHYLIGEAIFTGLEDAVRKMRNLMDEARG; encoded by the coding sequence TTGAACGCCCCCCCTGCCCCGCGCCGCCTGCGTCTTGGCGTCAACATCGACCATGTCGCGACGATCCGCAACGCGCGCGGCGGCGAGCACCCCGACCCGGTGCGCGCGGCGGAGATCGTCGCCTCCGTCGGCGGCGACGGCATCACCGCGCATCTGCGCGAGGACCGGCGGCATATCCGCGACGCCGACCTGGCGCGCATCCAGGCGGCGACCGACCTGCCGCTCAATCTCGAAATGGCGGCGACCGACGAGATGGTCGAAATCGCGCTGCGCCACAAACCGCATGCGGCGTGCATCGTCCCCGAAAAGCGCGAGGAGCGCACGACCGAGGGCGGGCTGGATGCGGCGGGGCAGCATAATCACCTCGCCCCCATCGTCGCGCGGTTGGCCGACGCGGGCATCCGCGTCAGCCTGTTCATCGAACCCGACGCGCGCCAGATCGAGGCGGCGATGCGCCTCAAGGCACCGGTCGTCGAGTTCCACACCGGCCGCTATGCGCATTCGGATGGCGAAGACCGCGCCGCCGAACTCCGCCGGATCGCCGACGCCGCCGCGCTCGCGTGGAAGAACGGCATCGAGCCGCATGCGGGGCATGGCCTGACCTATGAGAATGTCGTCCCCGTCGCGGCGATCCCGCAACTCGCCGAGCTCAACATCGGCCATTATCTGATCGGCGAGGCGATCTTCACCGGGCTGGAGGACGCGGTGCGGAAGATGCGCAACCTGATGGACGAGGCGCGGGGATGA